Proteins encoded together in one Larus michahellis chromosome 4, bLarMic1.1, whole genome shotgun sequence window:
- the DNAL1 gene encoding dynein axonemal light chain 1 isoform X3: MAKATTIREALAKWETKNGQKASEAKEVKLYGQVPPVEMMDESLSTLVNCEKLSLSTNRIERIANLNSLKNLKILSLGRNNIKNLNGLEAVADTLEELWISYNFIEKLRGIRVMKKLKVLYMSNNLVKDWAEFVRLAELPLLEDLVFTGNPLQEKYTSDQKNSWIEEATKRVPKLKKLDGIPVIKKEDEEEGAN, translated from the exons ATG gcAAAAGCAACAACTATCAGAGAAGCTCTAGCCAAATGG gaaacaaaaaatgGCCAGAAGGCCTCAGAGGCAAAGGAGGTGAAACTGTACGGTCAGGTTCCTCCTGTAGAAATGATGGATGAATCTCTCTCCACGCTTGTTAACTGCGA GAAACTATCGCTGTCTACAAACCGCATTGAAAGAATCGCCAACTTGAACAGCCTAA AAAATTTGAAGATTCTGTCTTTGGGAAGAAATAACATAAAGAACTTGAATGGATTG GAGGCAGTTGCAGATACTTTAGAGGAGCTGTGGATCTCATACAACTTCATTGAGAAACTGAGGGGTATCCGTGTAATGAAGAAGCTGAAGGTTCTTTATATGTCAAATAATTTGGTGAAAGACTGGG CAGAGTTTGTGAGACTGGCAGAGCTGCCATTGCTAGAGGATCTGGTGTTTACAGGCAATCCACTACAAGAGAAATACACCTCTGATCAGAAGAACAGTTGGATTGAAGAAGCAACCAAACGGGTACCCAAGCTGAAAAAGCTGGATG gtattccagttattaaaaaagaagatgaagaagaaggaGCAAACTGA
- the DNAL1 gene encoding dynein axonemal light chain 1 isoform X2, with translation MAKATTIREALAKWETKNGQKASEAKEVKLYGQVPPVEMMDESLSTLVNCEKLSLSTNRIERIANLNSLKNLKILSLGRNNIKNLNGLEAVADTLEELWISYNFIEKLRGIRVMKKLKVLYMSNNLVKDWGNPLQEKYTSDQKNSWIEEATKRVPKLKKLDGIPVIKKEDEEEGAN, from the exons ATG gcAAAAGCAACAACTATCAGAGAAGCTCTAGCCAAATGG gaaacaaaaaatgGCCAGAAGGCCTCAGAGGCAAAGGAGGTGAAACTGTACGGTCAGGTTCCTCCTGTAGAAATGATGGATGAATCTCTCTCCACGCTTGTTAACTGCGA GAAACTATCGCTGTCTACAAACCGCATTGAAAGAATCGCCAACTTGAACAGCCTAA AAAATTTGAAGATTCTGTCTTTGGGAAGAAATAACATAAAGAACTTGAATGGATTG GAGGCAGTTGCAGATACTTTAGAGGAGCTGTGGATCTCATACAACTTCATTGAGAAACTGAGGGGTATCCGTGTAATGAAGAAGCTGAAGGTTCTTTATATGTCAAATAATTTGGTGAAAGACTGGG GCAATCCACTACAAGAGAAATACACCTCTGATCAGAAGAACAGTTGGATTGAAGAAGCAACCAAACGGGTACCCAAGCTGAAAAAGCTGGATG gtattccagttattaaaaaagaagatgaagaagaaggaGCAAACTGA
- the DNAL1 gene encoding dynein axonemal light chain 1 isoform X1, with protein sequence MAKATTIREALAKWETKNGQKASEAKEVKLYGQVPPVEMMDESLSTLVNCEKLSLSTNRIERIANLNSLKNLKILSLGRNNIKNLNGLEAVADTLEELWISYNFIEKLRGIRVMKKLKVLYMSNNLVKDWEFVRLAELPLLEDLVFTGNPLQEKYTSDQKNSWIEEATKRVPKLKKLDGIPVIKKEDEEEGAN encoded by the exons ATG gcAAAAGCAACAACTATCAGAGAAGCTCTAGCCAAATGG gaaacaaaaaatgGCCAGAAGGCCTCAGAGGCAAAGGAGGTGAAACTGTACGGTCAGGTTCCTCCTGTAGAAATGATGGATGAATCTCTCTCCACGCTTGTTAACTGCGA GAAACTATCGCTGTCTACAAACCGCATTGAAAGAATCGCCAACTTGAACAGCCTAA AAAATTTGAAGATTCTGTCTTTGGGAAGAAATAACATAAAGAACTTGAATGGATTG GAGGCAGTTGCAGATACTTTAGAGGAGCTGTGGATCTCATACAACTTCATTGAGAAACTGAGGGGTATCCGTGTAATGAAGAAGCTGAAGGTTCTTTATATGTCAAATAATTTGGTGAAAGACTGGG AGTTTGTGAGACTGGCAGAGCTGCCATTGCTAGAGGATCTGGTGTTTACAGGCAATCCACTACAAGAGAAATACACCTCTGATCAGAAGAACAGTTGGATTGAAGAAGCAACCAAACGGGTACCCAAGCTGAAAAAGCTGGATG gtattccagttattaaaaaagaagatgaagaagaaggaGCAAACTGA